From a region of the Colias croceus chromosome 14, ilColCroc2.1 genome:
- the LOC123697289 gene encoding tetra-peptide repeat homeobox protein 1-like yields MAAIHLFMVLLLGSTLSLSKEIEQKKVSELLENGIKDEPSGKPAKRGIYSTGHGYISSGPVLSHGIGIGGGYGGVRIGSGIGIGSGIGIGSGIAVGSGIGSGIAVGSGIGLGGGLGGGIAVGGPGIAVGGGAIAAGPAVAVAAAPAVAVAPAPAVQTSVSVQPNPVILRQEVPRFITRTITRDVQVPVQVPVQVPVDRPVPVPYRVNVPVPVDRPVPVIHKVPVEVTRQVPVYYERKVPYPVKVPVSVPVPYPVTVEKQVAVDRPVYVDRQVPVPYPVHVDRPVSVPVPVHVDRPVPVPQPVVVDRPVAVPQPIVVDRHIPVATGAIATGPAIGGGVIGGGVIGGGVISGGAISSGISYGSGVSYGSGISTGIGYGSGLYGHGGGLYGHGGYGGSYGSYGITSIGHSIH; encoded by the exons ATGGCAgctattcatttatttatg gTACTCCTCTTGGGGAGTACTCTATCACTGAGCAAGGAAATAGAACAGAAAAAAGTATCTGAACTATTAGAAAATGGAATCAAAGATGAACCATCTGGAAAGCCGGCGAAGAGAGGCATCTACTCCACGGGACACGGATATATCTCATCCGGTCCTGTCCTGTCTCACGGAATCGGTATTGGCGGTGGTTACGGCGGTGTAAGAATCGGCAGTGGTATTGGAATCGGCAGTGGTATTGGAATCGGCAGCGGCATTGCCGTCGGTAGCGGAATCGGCAGTGGAATCGCTGTCGGCAGTGGAATCGGTCTCGGAGGCGGTCTCGGAGGTGGTATCGCCGTTGGAGGACCAGGAATAGCCGTCGGTGGTGGAGCCATCGCCGCTGGACCAGCTGTAGCCGTCGCCGCCGCGCCCGCAGTCGCTGTCGCACCCGCCCCCGCCGTGCAAACATCAGTCTCTGTTCAACCCAACCCAGTCATCTTGCGCCAGGAAGTTCCCCGCTTCATCACAAGAACCATCACCCGTGACGTGCAAGTACCCGTCCAAGTGCCCGTGCAAGTACCCGTCGACCGTCCCGTCCCCGTTCCATACAGAGTGAACGTGCCCGTGCCAGTCGACAGGCCCGTGCCCGTCATCCACAAAGTCCCAGTTGAGGTTACTCGCCAAGTCCCAGTGTACTACGAGAGGAAAGTCCCGTACCCAGTCAAAGTACCCGTATCCGTGCCGGTGCCATACCCAGTGACGGTCGAGAAGCAGGTGGCCGTCGACCGCCCCGTGTACGTCGACCGCCAAGTGCCCGTGCCCTACCCCGTGCACGTCGACAGGCCAGTGAGCGTGCCcgttcccgttcacgtggaCAGGCCCGTGCCCGTTCCCCAGCCCGTAGTAGTTGACAGGCCAGTGGCCGTGCCCCAGCCCATCGTGGTCGACAGACACATCCCAGTAGCGACAGGTGCGATCGCCACGGGCCCCGCCATTGGCGGCGGCGTTATCGGGGGCGGTGTTATCGGCGGAGGAGTGATCAGCGGCGGCGCGATCAGCTCCGGCATCTCGTACGGCTCGGGCGTGTCGTACGGCTCGGGCATCTCCACCGGCATCGGCTACGGCAGCGGTCTCTACGGCCACGGTGGCGGTCTTTACGGCCACGGCGGTTACGGGGGCTCGTACGGCTCGTACGGCATCACCAGCATCGGCCACTCCATCCATTAG
- the LOC123697292 gene encoding endothelin-converting enzyme 2-like encodes MNAWPNEGGDGMGPTVTRTNSAKVPTPPLKNGSDLRESGYLIAVGSRTARFRRKHKNKMLLTCLFILLLLLLSLFITMTVLYVKQKRHRTAGVCESKECLRSAANLALSMDQSVDPCSDFYQYICGNWAQEHPRPDAYRSYDWFREKQIKVYTLVRDFLHKNTTDQPKPVQQAKDVYTACMDTDKLDKRGLKPVLKVLEKLGLPSYPTYLNLTDVDYSAFTFDWVETVIKIKTQLGMDVLIGFDIITDPVNSSVYRLIMGTPETTNPFPSMYTDRKHHGSRHRYKIPNFNNKLKQEFNKEAGYGNSKEIDEDKESEIYQLFYAHLIKLFALETDDGKRSNLTDAELDQNSLLAAAEYYSIYYDLTALESDNSTNIDEEKYIIIPNYKVDYVQKYTDSVVKANNRTAIPIWKRYLEGVFNISEVTLDFKKDKILISAPDFAYMAAMAAYTAMISPVVIELYIWVKVVEVLALHTTTELSALYERTSAELHTGHVTSSRSLQCANVVNDMLGMAVAYAIADQNFFNVTKPKIESMLHELKNALAHLIGMTKWMDDDTKLATYRKIVEMKTLVGFPDWLLEEGRLEEHYKGLEIDTGKHLENLVNIVQVKTKKALDKFRRGNNYTWATVPTEVNAYHTFQENTITVPLVMLQHPFFDLGLDSLNYGSLGAVLGHEITHGFDSFGRQFDKNGNLIPWWSNATVEAYVNKTQCFINQYSSFYIPQIKKHVDGKKTLGENIADNGGVKEAFVAFKEHLRKFGPELKLPGFEHLSSEQLFFLSYGNLWCGIATPESLKSDLEDEHAPQHLRARGALQNYEEFARAFQCPPGSVMNPSKRCIIF; translated from the exons ATGAACGCGTGGCCTAATGAAGGCGGCGATGGAATGGGACCTACTGTTACAC gcaCAAATAGTGCAAAGGTCCCAACTCCGCCGCTGAAAAATGGTAGTGATTTACGTGAATCAGGGTATTTAATAGCTGTCGGGTCCAGAACTGCcag GTTTagaagaaaacataaaaataaaatgttattaacatgtttattcatattacTATTACTGTTGTTAAGTCTTTTTATAACAATGACTGTTTTAT ATGTAAAACAAAAGCGTCACAGAACAGCAGGAGTGTGTGAAAGCAAGGAATGTTTACGTTCAGCCGCTAATCTAGCTTTGTCAATGGATCAAAGTGTGGACCCTTGTAGTGATTTTTATCAG TACATCTGTGGCAACTGGGCGCAAGAGCATCCTCGTCCAGACGCCTATAGATCGTATGATTGGTTCAGAGAGAAACAAATCAAGGTGTACACGCTTGTACGTGACTTTCTACATAAGAATACTACTGACCAACCAAAGCCGGTGCAACAGGCTAAAGACGTTTATACTGCTTGTATGGATAcag acaAACTAGACAAACGAGGATTAAAACCAGTTCTCAAAGTATTAGAAAAGTTAGGACTACCCTCATATCCaacgtatttaaatttaacagaCGTAGATTATTCTGCTTTCACATTCGACTGGGTAGAGacggtaattaaaataaaaactcagCTAGGAATGGATGTTCTAATAGGATTCGATATTATCACAGATCCTGTGAATTCATCAGTTTATAGACTTATTATGGGAACACCAGAAACTACGAATCCCTTTCCAAG TATGTACACAGACAGGAAACACCATGGCAGTAGGCATCgttataaaatacctaatttcaataataaattaaaacaagagTTTAATAAAGAAGCAGGATATGGAAATAGCAAAGAAATAGATGAAGACAAAGAATCTGAAATATATCAATTGTTTTATGCTCATCTTATTAAACTATTTGCTTTAGAGACGGATGATGGTAAAAGATCGAATTTAACTGATGCGGAGTTGGATCAGAATTCACTTTTAGCTGCTGCTGaatattattctatttacTATGATCTGACTGCG CTTGAATCAGACAACTCAACCAACATAgatgaagaaaaatatataataataccaaATTACAAAGTAGACTATGTGCAAAAGTATACAGATTCTGTAGTTAAAGCAAACAACAGAACAGCTATACCAATATGGAAACGATATTTAGAAGgagtatttaatataagtgaAGTGACGTTGGATTTTaaaaaggataaaattttgatttctgCACCAGATTTTGCTTATATGGCGGCTATGGCAGCGTACACTGCTATGATATCTCCTGTAGTTATTGAACTATACATTTGGGTTAAG GTAGTAGAAGTCCTAGCACTTCACACGACAACAGAACTGTCCGCTCTATACGAGCGCACATCTGCAGAGCTGCATACAGGTCATGTGACGTCATCACGCAGCTTACAATGCGCTAATGTGGTCAATGACATGCTCGGTATGGCGGTGGCTTATGCTATCGCTGATCAGAACTTCTTTAATGTTACCAAGCCTAAG ATAGAATCAATGCTACATGAACTAAAGAACGCATTAGCCCATCTCATAGGAATGACTAAATGGATGGACGATGACACAAAATTAGCCACTTATAGAAAAATAGTAGAAATGAAAACTTTAGTAGGTTTTCCAGACTGGCTATTAGAAGAAGGAAGACTAGAAGAACATTATAAAGGCCTAGAAATAGATACAGGGAAACATTTAGAAAATCTCGTTAATATAGTTCaagttaaaactaaaaaagctTTAGATAAATTTCGTAGGGGAAATAATTATACTTGGGCTACTGTTCCTACTGAAGTTAACGCATATCATACGTTTCAAGAGAACACTATAA CTGTACCTTTAGTTATGTTACAGCATCCTTTCTTCGATTTAGGACTGGA ttccTTAAATTACGGATCCTTAGGCGCTGTTCTTGGACACGAAATAACTCATGGATTTGATAGTTTTG GTCGTCAATTCGATAAAAACGGTAACCTCATACCATGGTGGTCAAACGCCACAGTCGAAGCATACGTCAATAAAACCCAATGCTTCATCAATCAGTACTCatcattttatattccacaaattaaaaaacat GTAGATGGTAAAAAAACACTAGGTGAGAATATAGCAGATAACGGAGGAGTTAAAGAGGCCTTTGTAGCTTTCAAGGAACATTTGAGAAAATTTGGACCAGAACTAAAATTGCCGGGCTTTGAGCATCTCTCGTCAGAACAGTTGTTCTTTTTATCCTATGGTAAT CTATGGTGTGGTATTGCAACTCCAGAGTCTTTAAAATCCGACTTAGAAGATGAACATGCTCCACAACACTTACGCGCTCGCGGCGCTTTACAGAACTACGAGGAATTTGCTAGAGCTTTTCAGTGTCCACCCGGTTCTGTGATGAATCCGAGCAAGCGAtgtattatattctaa